The Mesorhizobium sp. B2-8-5 genome segment ATAGCCGTAGAGCACCTCGACGAGGCTGAGATAGGCGAGGTTGCGGTCGAGCGCGGCGGTGGGGCGCTTGCCGGTCTCCTGGATCGGATGGCACGGGAACTCGAACGGGATGCCGCCCATCGAGACGATGCCTTCGCGCACGCGCTTGGCAAGCTCGATGTGATGCCGGTTGCAGGGCGAAAGGTCGGAACCGGTCTGCGCGATGCCGATCAGCGGCTTGCCCGACATCAGCTCGGCGCGCGTCAGGCCGTAGTTGAGGTAACGCTCGAGATAGAGCGCCGTCATGCCTGGATTGTCGGGATTGTCGAACCACTCCTGCGAGCGAAATTTCTTCTTCCTGGTGGGGGCGCCTGCCATGGTGGTCTCCGTATTTGTATGACAAATCGATAGGACAATGCGTTCATGCAGGCAAGAGGCAGGCGCTGCCGGGACCCGGACTTTGGTGCGATAGACTTGTTTCGGGCCGCGCGCTACGACCGACCAGCATCAGCAATCCGGGAGGTCTTGATGGCTTTGGTGATCGAAGGCGAGGAGCGGATCGCCGCACCCATCGGGAAAGTGTGGGAAGCCCTCAACGACCCGGAAATCCTGAAAGTGGCGATTCCCGGTTGCCAGAGTCTGGAAAAGACCTCGAACACCGAGATGGCGGCGACCGTGGTGCTGAAGATCGGCCCGATCAAGGCGACCTTCAACGGCGAAGTCACGCTGAAGAACCTCAAGCCGCCGCATTCCTATACCATCCAGGGCGAAGGCAAGGGCGGCATCGCCGGCTTCGCCAAGGGCGGCGCCGACGTGACGCTGACCGCCGACGGGGCGGACTCGACAGTGCTCAGATACGCAGCCAAGGCCGAGGTCGGAGGCAAGATCGCGCAGCTCGGCAGCCGGCTGATCGAATCGACATCGAAGAAATTGGCAGGACAGTTCTTCTCGACATTCGGCGAGAAGGTCGGCGCCTGATCCCTCAAAGGAAAGGGGGTTATTCGAACACGATGCTCGGCACGGCGGCTTCGGCAGCGCCGCGCTCCTCCTGGACCCTTTCCCAGACCTTGCTGGCGATATCGCGATAGATCTTCGCCTCTGCGCCGTCCGGCTTGGAGGCGACGACCGGGGTGCCGGCGTCCGAGCTTTCGCGAATGCCCATTTCCAGCGGCACCTCGCCGAGGAAGGTGACGCCGAGGCGCTCAGCCTCGCGGCGCGCGCCGCCATGGCCGAAAATGTCGTAGCGCTTGCCCGTGTCCGGAGCGAGGAAGTAGCTCATGTTCTCGACGATGCCTAGCAGCGGCACGTCGACCTTCTTGAACATGTTGAGGCCCTTGCGGGCGTCGATCAGGGCGAGGTCCTGCGGCGTCGAGACGATGACGGCGCCGGCGAGCGGCACCTGCTGGGCCATGGTTAGCTGGGCGTCGCCGGTGCCGGGCGGCATGTCGACCACCAGCACGTCGAGCGGGCCCCACTCGACCTCGCGCAGCATTTGCGTCAGCGCCGACATCACCATCGGGCCGCGCCAGATCATCGGCGTCTCCTCATCGACGAGGAAGCCCATCGACATCACCTTGAGGCCGTAATTCTGCATCGGCTTCAGCACCTTGCCATCGACGGTCTGCGGCCGGCCGTGGATGTTGAGCAACCTGGGCATCGACGGGCCGTAGATGTCGGCATCGAGCACGCCGACCTTCAGCCCGTTGGCGGCAAGGCCGAGCGCCAGATTGACCGCGGTGGTCGATTTACCGACGCCGCCCTTGCCGGAGGCGACCGCGATGATGGCGTCGATGCCGGGCACGCCGCGCTTGCCGTGGCTCTGCGATGCGGGCGCGTGCGGCGCGGGTCGCTGCGGCGCCGGCGGCGGAGCGGCGGGCCGCGGAGCAGCCGGGCGTGCCGGAACGGGCGCTTCCATGCCGCCGCCCTTCTTCTCCGCCGTCAGCGCGACGACGGCGCTGGCGACGCCGGGGATGGCCTTCACCGCGCGTTCGGCGGCGGCGCGCAGCGGCTCGAGCTCCTGGGCGCGGGCGGCGGGAACGGTGATCGAGAAGAAGACCTTCGAATCGGCGATGAATATCTCCGAGACCATGCCGAGATCGACGATGTTGCCGGTGAAGTCCGGCCCGTTCACCGTCTTCAGGCGCTCGACGACGGATTCCTTGGTAACGGTCATGATCTTTCCTCGGGGCTTTGGCGTTCCAGATAGTGCAGTTTCCCGGCAGAACCAAGCCGTGGCGCAATGGCTCGCCCGGCGTGCCCGGAAAGCGACGGATGGTGTCGGATTTGCCAACCGGGGTCGAGGTCCGGGCCTCGGCCATGGTCAAACGACCTATCCGCGCTATCTCGATTGCCATCACGATAATCTGTGAAGGAGACCGTCATGCTCCAAAACAGCAATGCGACAGCCAATCTCGCAGTGAAGGACCTGGAAAGGGCCAAGGCTTTCTATGAAGGAACGCTAGGCCTCAGCCAAGTGGACGACATGGGCGGCGAACTGATCGTCTACAAAAGCGGCGACACGCTCATCAACGTCTATCATTCGCAGTTCGCCGGCACCAACAAGGCGACAGCGGTGACATGGACGGTCGGCGACCAGATCGGGCCGATCGTCAAGTCGCTGAAATCGAAAGGCGTCAGCTTCGAGCACTATGAGATGCCGGGCCTGACGCTTGAAGGCGACATCCATGTCGGCGACGGCATGAAGGTCGCCTGGTTCAAGGACCCCGACGGCAATATCCTCAACCTGGTTGGATAAAAGCGCCGGGGTTGTCGGTCGACGTCAAGATTGTGCCCGATCGCAACAGCCTATCTGGCGCAGGCTTTCGGCGCTCGATAGTTTGCGTCGATGATCGACAAACTGGAATTTTTCATCGCTTTGGCCAAGGAGGAGCATTTCGGCCGGGCCGCGGAGGTGTGCGGCGTCACGCAGCCGACGCTGTCGGCCGGCATCAAGCAGCTCGAGGGGCAGCTCGGCGTCATGCTGGTGCTGCGCGGCTCCCGCTTCCAGGGCCTGACGCCGGAAGGCAAGCAGGTGCTGGGCTGGGCGCGCCGCATCGTCGGCGACTCGCGCACCATGCGCGAGGAGATGCGGGCGGCGCGCCACGGTCTGTCCGGGCGCATCCGGATCGCGGCGATCCCGACGGCGCTGGCCATGGTGGCGCGGCTGACGACGCCATTCCGCGAAAAGCATCCGGGCGTCACCTTTTCGGTGCTGTCGCGCACATCGATCGAAGTGCTGTCGCTGCTCGGCAATTTCGATGTCGATGCCGGCATCACCTATCTCGACAACGAGCCGCTCGGGCGCGTCACCAGCGTGCCGCTCTATGACGAGCGCTACCAGCTGATCACGGCGGTCGGGAACCCTTATTCCGACCGCGACAAAGTGTCGTGGGCCGAGATCAGCCAGCTGCCGCTCTGCCTGCTGACGCCGGACATGCAGAACCGGCGCATCATCGACCAGCACCTGGCGGAAGCCGGCGTGCAGGTGCGGCCGACGCTGGAATCCAATTCTATGATCGTTCTCTTCTCGCATATCCGTACAGGCAAATGGTCATCGATCATGCCGCTCAACCTTGCGGAAACGTTCGGCTTTTCCGAGCCCATCCGAGCCATCCCCATCGTCGAGCCGGATGCCAGCCACACGGTCGGGCTGGTGGCGGCGCCGCGCGAGCCGCACACGCCGCTGGTGCAGGCGCTGCTGGACGAGGCGATGGCGCTGGCGGACGATTTCCGCCGCCACCGCTAGGCTAGACAATGCGAGCTGCCTGATTTTGATAGAAAATTTCTATCAAGCGACGGGAGCGCTTTATTGATTTCGGAGGTTTCCTCTGATTTCGTAAGGACTTAGCGATATTGCGCCCTATGCATGTCGTTGCCCCGAAACCGCTCTATATCCTGGGGTGACATACATTGGCCGCCACGACCAGGGAGGGCGCTGCGTGACCATGCAGGCCGCAAGTACCGAGATCGCGTCGCGCACGGCGGCGATCATTGACGAGATGAAGGGCCTCGAAGGCCCGCTGCTGCCGATCCTGCACAGCATACAGGAAGAGTTCGGGCACGTTCCGAAGGACGC includes the following:
- a CDS encoding SRPBCC family protein is translated as MALVIEGEERIAAPIGKVWEALNDPEILKVAIPGCQSLEKTSNTEMAATVVLKIGPIKATFNGEVTLKNLKPPHSYTIQGEGKGGIAGFAKGGADVTLTADGADSTVLRYAAKAEVGGKIAQLGSRLIESTSKKLAGQFFSTFGEKVGA
- a CDS encoding Mrp/NBP35 family ATP-binding protein, coding for MTVTKESVVERLKTVNGPDFTGNIVDLGMVSEIFIADSKVFFSITVPAARAQELEPLRAAAERAVKAIPGVASAVVALTAEKKGGGMEAPVPARPAAPRPAAPPPAPQRPAPHAPASQSHGKRGVPGIDAIIAVASGKGGVGKSTTAVNLALGLAANGLKVGVLDADIYGPSMPRLLNIHGRPQTVDGKVLKPMQNYGLKVMSMGFLVDEETPMIWRGPMVMSALTQMLREVEWGPLDVLVVDMPPGTGDAQLTMAQQVPLAGAVIVSTPQDLALIDARKGLNMFKKVDVPLLGIVENMSYFLAPDTGKRYDIFGHGGARREAERLGVTFLGEVPLEMGIRESSDAGTPVVASKPDGAEAKIYRDIASKVWERVQEERGAAEAAVPSIVFE
- a CDS encoding VOC family protein — its product is MLQNSNATANLAVKDLERAKAFYEGTLGLSQVDDMGGELIVYKSGDTLINVYHSQFAGTNKATAVTWTVGDQIGPIVKSLKSKGVSFEHYEMPGLTLEGDIHVGDGMKVAWFKDPDGNILNLVG
- a CDS encoding LysR family transcriptional regulator, coding for MIDKLEFFIALAKEEHFGRAAEVCGVTQPTLSAGIKQLEGQLGVMLVLRGSRFQGLTPEGKQVLGWARRIVGDSRTMREEMRAARHGLSGRIRIAAIPTALAMVARLTTPFREKHPGVTFSVLSRTSIEVLSLLGNFDVDAGITYLDNEPLGRVTSVPLYDERYQLITAVGNPYSDRDKVSWAEISQLPLCLLTPDMQNRRIIDQHLAEAGVQVRPTLESNSMIVLFSHIRTGKWSSIMPLNLAETFGFSEPIRAIPIVEPDASHTVGLVAAPREPHTPLVQALLDEAMALADDFRRHR